Proteins encoded in a region of the Halioglobus maricola genome:
- the rpoB gene encoding DNA-directed RNA polymerase subunit beta yields the protein MAYSYTEKKRIRKDFGMLPKVMDVPYLLAIQLDSYRKFTQQGVPLDKRGAYGLHAAFKSVFPIVSYSGNAALEYVDYALGTPVFDVNECQLRGVTYSCSLRVKVRLIIYDKDSSNKTIKDIKEQEVYMGEIPLMTDNGTFVINGTERVIVSQLHRSPGVFFDHDKGKTHSSGKLLYSARVIPYRGSWLDFEFDPKDMVYVRIDRRRKLPATVLLRALGYQAEEILDMFYDANTFHPDGEGNFTMTLIPERLRGDVAAFDIKAGKKVVVEQGRRITARHIRELEKANITELEVPAEYLNGRSLAKNVVDEKTGEILVECNTELSEEVLAQLDEAGVKEIKTLYTNELDCGPFISDTLRLDTTRNELEALVEIYRMMRPGEPPTKESAENLFQNLFFSSDRYDLSAVGRMKFNRRLGRDEVTGEGILDKEDIVAVLSTLVSIRNGKGIVDDIDHLGNRRVRSVGEMAENQFRVGLVRVERAVKERLSMAESEGLMPQDLINAKPVSAAVKEFFGSSQLSQFMDQNNPLSEVTHKRRVSALGPGGLTRERAGFEVRDVHPTHYGRVCPIETPEGPNIGLINSLATYARTNEYGFLESPYRKVVDGVVTDDIEFLSAINEAEHVIAQASAPLDKKNNFVEDLINVRHLNENTLKTAEDVDYMDVSPKQVVSVAAALIPFLEHDDANRALMGSNMQRQAVPTLVSDKPLVGTGMERHVAADSGVCVVAKRAGVIDSVDASRIVVRVNDKDVGVDEAPVDIYNLTKYTRSNQNTCINQRPIVKTGDAVGRGDILADGPSIDMGELALGQNMRIAFMPWNGYNFEDSILVSERVVKEDRFTTIHIQELTCIARDTKLGPEEISSDIPNVGESALAKLDESGIVYIGAEVEAGDILVGKVTPKGETQLTPEEKLLRAIFGEKASDVKDTSQRVPSSTKGTVIDVQVFTRDGLEKDARALQIEKHQLDEYRKDLKEEFRIFEEATFARLANLIKNKATVSGAGLTKGTKLTEKVLSELDREQWFKLKLSESELNDALASAQRQLVEQEKLLEERFEDKKGKLQSGDDLAPGVLKIVKVYLAIKRRIQPGDKMAGRHGNKGVISVIMPVEDMPYDENGEPVDIVLNPLGVPSRMNVGQILETHLGMAAKGLGDKINVMIEEQKKVAEVRKFLEAIYNNGAGRVEDIKSFSDEEVFELARNLSGGVPMATPVFDGAAESQIKDLLKLADLPDSGQFTLYDGRTGDSFDRPVTVGYMYMLKLNHLVDDKMHARSTGSYSLVTQQPLGGKAQFGGQRFGEMEVWALEAYGAAYTLQEMLTVKSDDVAGRTKMYKNIVDGDHRMEPGMPESFNVLVKEIRSLGIDIELESE from the coding sequence ATGGCATACTCGTACACTGAGAAAAAGCGCATTCGCAAAGATTTCGGCATGCTGCCGAAGGTAATGGACGTTCCTTACCTGCTAGCGATTCAACTCGATTCATACCGTAAATTTACCCAGCAGGGTGTTCCACTTGATAAGCGCGGCGCCTATGGCCTGCACGCGGCTTTCAAATCCGTATTCCCCATTGTCAGCTACTCCGGTAACGCTGCGCTGGAATACGTAGATTACGCACTGGGCACTCCTGTATTTGACGTCAACGAATGTCAGCTGCGCGGTGTGACTTACTCCTGCTCCCTGCGAGTGAAAGTGCGCCTGATCATTTACGATAAGGACTCGTCCAACAAGACCATCAAGGACATCAAGGAACAGGAAGTCTACATGGGGGAGATACCCCTGATGACTGACAACGGTACCTTCGTCATCAATGGTACCGAGCGTGTCATCGTGTCCCAGTTGCACCGTTCGCCCGGTGTATTCTTCGACCACGACAAGGGCAAGACTCACTCATCTGGCAAGCTGCTGTACAGCGCCCGGGTGATTCCCTACCGTGGTTCCTGGCTGGACTTTGAGTTCGATCCCAAAGACATGGTTTACGTGCGTATCGATCGCCGCCGCAAGTTGCCGGCGACGGTATTGTTGCGCGCCCTGGGTTACCAGGCCGAGGAAATCCTCGACATGTTCTACGACGCGAACACCTTCCACCCCGATGGGGAAGGTAACTTCACCATGACCTTGATTCCCGAGCGCTTGCGCGGGGACGTCGCCGCCTTTGATATCAAGGCCGGTAAGAAGGTCGTGGTAGAACAAGGTCGTCGTATTACTGCACGCCACATCCGTGAGTTGGAAAAAGCCAACATCACCGAGCTGGAAGTACCTGCGGAATACCTCAACGGTCGCTCCCTGGCCAAGAATGTCGTCGACGAGAAAACCGGCGAGATTCTGGTTGAGTGCAACACCGAGCTGTCTGAAGAAGTACTGGCCCAATTGGACGAAGCTGGCGTCAAGGAAATCAAGACCTTGTACACCAATGAGCTGGACTGTGGTCCGTTCATCTCCGACACACTGCGCCTGGACACAACACGCAATGAACTGGAAGCGCTGGTAGAAATCTACCGTATGATGCGCCCCGGTGAGCCGCCCACCAAGGAGTCGGCTGAAAACCTGTTCCAGAATCTGTTTTTCTCCTCCGACCGTTATGACCTGTCTGCGGTTGGCCGGATGAAGTTCAACCGTCGTCTGGGTCGTGATGAAGTGACCGGCGAAGGCATCCTGGATAAAGAAGACATCGTTGCAGTACTGTCTACCCTCGTGTCTATCCGGAACGGTAAAGGCATTGTCGATGATATCGACCACCTGGGTAATCGCCGCGTGCGCTCTGTGGGTGAAATGGCCGAAAACCAGTTCCGCGTTGGCCTTGTGCGCGTCGAGCGTGCCGTCAAGGAACGCCTGTCGATGGCAGAGAGCGAAGGCCTCATGCCGCAAGACTTGATCAACGCCAAGCCGGTTTCTGCGGCAGTCAAGGAGTTCTTCGGCTCCAGCCAGCTGTCCCAGTTTATGGACCAGAACAACCCGCTGTCTGAGGTAACTCACAAGCGTCGCGTATCGGCTCTCGGCCCAGGTGGCCTGACTCGTGAACGCGCTGGCTTTGAGGTTCGCGACGTACACCCGACCCACTATGGTCGCGTCTGTCCGATTGAAACCCCTGAAGGCCCGAACATCGGATTGATCAACTCACTGGCGACCTACGCTCGTACCAACGAGTACGGTTTCCTTGAAAGCCCCTACCGCAAGGTGGTGGACGGTGTTGTGACCGACGATATCGAATTCCTGTCTGCGATTAACGAAGCTGAGCACGTGATTGCCCAGGCTTCTGCGCCGCTGGACAAGAAAAACAACTTTGTTGAAGACCTGATCAACGTACGTCACCTCAACGAGAACACGCTGAAGACTGCGGAAGACGTCGATTACATGGACGTCTCCCCCAAGCAGGTAGTGTCCGTGGCGGCAGCACTGATCCCGTTCCTCGAGCACGATGACGCGAACCGCGCCCTGATGGGCTCGAACATGCAGCGCCAGGCTGTACCCACACTGGTGAGTGATAAGCCATTGGTAGGTACCGGTATGGAGCGCCATGTTGCCGCTGACTCCGGTGTCTGCGTGGTGGCCAAGCGTGCCGGTGTCATCGACTCCGTCGACGCCAGCCGCATTGTGGTACGTGTTAACGACAAGGACGTGGGTGTCGACGAGGCGCCGGTTGATATTTACAACCTGACCAAATACACCCGTTCTAACCAGAACACCTGCATCAACCAGCGCCCGATCGTAAAGACCGGTGATGCTGTTGGTCGCGGCGACATTCTGGCAGACGGCCCGTCCATCGATATGGGCGAGCTCGCTCTTGGCCAGAACATGCGTATCGCATTCATGCCCTGGAACGGTTACAACTTTGAGGATTCCATCCTCGTCTCCGAGCGGGTGGTGAAAGAAGATCGCTTCACCACTATTCACATCCAGGAGCTGACCTGTATTGCGCGTGACACCAAGCTTGGGCCCGAGGAAATTTCCTCAGACATCCCCAATGTTGGTGAGAGCGCACTGGCCAAGCTGGACGAATCCGGCATCGTTTACATCGGTGCCGAGGTAGAGGCTGGCGACATTCTGGTAGGCAAGGTAACCCCCAAAGGGGAAACCCAGCTGACGCCGGAAGAGAAACTGCTGCGTGCCATCTTCGGCGAGAAGGCCTCGGACGTTAAAGATACCTCCCAGCGTGTGCCTTCCAGCACCAAGGGTACGGTAATCGACGTTCAGGTGTTCACCCGCGATGGTCTCGAGAAGGACGCCCGCGCCCTGCAGATCGAGAAGCACCAGCTGGACGAATACCGCAAGGACCTGAAAGAAGAGTTCCGTATCTTCGAAGAAGCGACCTTCGCGCGTCTGGCTAACCTGATCAAGAACAAGGCCACCGTCTCTGGCGCCGGCCTGACCAAGGGCACCAAGCTTACCGAGAAAGTTCTGAGCGAACTGGATCGCGAGCAGTGGTTCAAGCTGAAGCTGTCTGAAAGCGAACTGAACGACGCCCTGGCCTCTGCCCAGCGTCAGCTTGTTGAGCAGGAAAAACTGCTGGAAGAGCGGTTCGAAGACAAGAAAGGCAAACTGCAATCCGGCGATGACCTGGCGCCTGGCGTACTCAAGATCGTCAAGGTTTACCTGGCAATCAAACGTCGCATTCAGCCCGGTGACAAGATGGCTGGACGTCACGGTAACAAGGGTGTGATCTCCGTGATCATGCCGGTCGAGGACATGCCCTACGACGAGAACGGCGAGCCGGTAGATATCGTGCTCAACCCACTGGGTGTACCGTCGCGTATGAACGTGGGTCAGATCCTTGAAACGCACCTGGGTATGGCAGCGAAAGGTCTTGGCGACAAGATCAACGTCATGATCGAAGAGCAGAAGAAAGTCGCCGAGGTACGCAAGTTCCTCGAGGCAATCTACAACAACGGAGCTGGTCGCGTAGAAGACATCAAGTCTTTCAGCGACGAGGAAGTCTTTGAACTGGCCCGCAACCTGTCTGGTGGTGTGCCCATGGCAACCCCTGTATTTGACGGTGCAGCGGAATCCCAGATCAAGGACCTGTTGAAACTTGCCGACCTGCCTGACAGTGGTCAGTTCACTTTGTACGACGGCCGTACCGGCGATTCTTTCGATCGTCCTGTAACGGTTGGTTATATGTACATGCTGAAGCTGAACCACCTGGTGGATGACAAGATGCACGCCCGTTCCACTGGTTCTTACAGCCTCGTTACTCAGCAGCCGCTGGGTGGTAAGGCACAGTTCGGTGGCCAGCGCTTCGGTGAGATGGAAGTGTGGGCCCTGGAGGCCTACGGTGCAGCGTACACCCTGCAGGAGATGTTGACCGTTAAGTCGGATGACGTCGCCGGCCGGACCAAGATGTACAAGAACATTGTTGATGGTGACCATCGGATGGAGCCGGGCATGCCCGAGTCCTTCAATGTGTTGGTTAAGGAAATTCGTTCCCTCGGGATCGATATCGAGCTCGAAAGCGAGTAA
- the rpoC gene encoding DNA-directed RNA polymerase subunit beta', translating into MKDLLNLLKAQGQTDEFDAIRIGLASPEMIRSWSFGEVKKPETINYRTFKPERDGLFCAKIFGPVKDYECLCGKYKRLKHRGVICEKCGVEVALAKVRRERMGHIELASPVAHIWFLKSLPSRIGLLLDMTLRDIERVLYFESYVVTDPGMTTLEQGQLLSDEQYYEAMEEFGDEFAAKMGAEAVQDLMIQLDLNHEIATLREEIPATNSETKIKKLSKRLKLMEAFANSGNKPEWMVLNELPVLPPDLRPLVPLDGGRFATSDLNDLYRRVINRNNRLKRLLDLNAPDIIVRNEKRMLQESVDALLDNGRRGRAITGSNKRPLKSLADMIKGKQGRFRQNLLGKRVDYSGRSVIVVGPTLRLHQCGLPKKMALELFKPFIFGKLEARGLATTIKAAKKMVEREPPEVWDILAEVIREHPVLLNRAPTLHRLGIQAFEPVLIEGKAIQLHPLVCAAYNADFDGDQMAVHVPLTLEAQLEARALMMSTNNILSPANGEPIIVPSQDVVLGLYYMTRERINAKGEGTLFADVSEVHRAYVAGHVHLQARVRVRVTETVVQDEGDPITRTFVAETTVGRALLWEIVPAGIAFDMVNQDMAKKPISRIINQCYRAVGLKATVIFADRLMYTGYEYSTRSGASIGVNDFEIPEEKAVLIEHAEAEVKEIEQQYAAGLVTQGEKYNKVIDIWSRANDLISKSMMEGLSKETVINRDGEEEEQASFNSVYIYADSGARGSPAQIRQLAGMRGLMAKPDGSIIETPIVANFREGLNVSQYFISTHGARKGLADTALKTANSGYLTRRLVDVAQDLVVTEDDCGTDAGLLMTPVIDGGDIIESLGDRVLGRIVARDVMKPGSEDEIAITAGTMLDELWIKRLEEMSIDEIEVRSPITCETRHGICSACYGRDLARGHRVNMGEAIGVVAAQSIGEPGTQLTMRTFHIGGAASRATAQDNIQVMNDGTVRIHNLKTVENTDGNLVAVSRSGELSLLDTRGRERERYKLPYGAVLKVKDNEEVAAGAIVANWDPHTHPIITEVAGTVKFSGMEEGITIRRQTDELTGLSSISVTDPAERPAAGKDIRPAVTLVDDKGEELCLAGTNVPAHYFLPALAMVSMEDGAKIGAGDVIARIPQEGSKTRDITGGLPRVADLFEARKPKEPAILAEISGTVSFGKETKGKRRLVITPTDGKPMADGSDHYEVLIPKWRIMSVFEGEFVDKGEVVSEGPPSPHDILRLKGIEELAKYIVNEIQEVYRLQGVKINDKHIEVIVRQMLRKVIITSSGDSTLIKGEQVEYTTLLEENERLLAESLVPAAGERELLGITKASLATESFISAASFQETTRVLTEAAVTGKRDYLRGLKENVVVGRLIPAGTGLAYHEERKRNREADSDMAVSAQEIEAALTEALQADS; encoded by the coding sequence TTGAAAGACCTACTAAATCTGCTTAAAGCCCAGGGCCAGACAGATGAGTTCGATGCCATACGCATCGGCCTAGCTTCCCCGGAGATGATCCGCTCCTGGTCCTTTGGTGAAGTGAAAAAGCCCGAAACCATTAACTACCGGACATTCAAGCCGGAACGTGATGGCCTGTTCTGTGCCAAGATCTTTGGCCCGGTGAAGGACTACGAGTGTCTGTGCGGCAAGTACAAGCGCCTGAAGCACCGTGGTGTGATTTGTGAGAAGTGTGGCGTTGAAGTTGCGCTGGCGAAAGTTCGCCGTGAGCGCATGGGCCACATCGAGCTGGCGAGCCCCGTTGCTCACATCTGGTTCCTGAAGTCACTGCCATCCCGCATCGGCCTGCTGCTGGACATGACCCTGCGCGACATCGAGCGTGTACTCTACTTCGAAAGCTACGTGGTAACTGACCCGGGTATGACTACCCTGGAGCAGGGCCAGTTGCTGTCCGATGAGCAGTACTACGAAGCGATGGAAGAATTCGGTGACGAATTCGCTGCCAAGATGGGTGCCGAAGCTGTCCAGGACCTGATGATTCAGCTGGACCTGAATCACGAGATCGCCACCTTGCGTGAAGAGATCCCGGCCACTAATTCCGAGACCAAGATCAAGAAGCTGTCCAAGCGCCTGAAGCTGATGGAAGCTTTCGCCAACTCCGGCAACAAGCCCGAGTGGATGGTCTTGAACGAGCTGCCCGTGCTGCCGCCGGATCTGCGTCCGCTGGTACCGTTGGACGGTGGTCGTTTTGCGACTTCCGACCTCAACGATCTGTATCGCCGGGTGATCAACCGTAACAACCGTCTGAAGCGTCTGCTGGACCTCAACGCGCCCGATATCATCGTGCGCAACGAGAAGCGCATGCTGCAGGAATCTGTAGACGCGCTGTTGGACAACGGCCGTCGCGGACGTGCCATCACAGGCTCTAACAAGCGCCCCCTCAAGTCACTGGCTGACATGATCAAGGGTAAGCAGGGTCGTTTCCGTCAGAACCTGCTCGGTAAGCGCGTGGACTACTCCGGTCGTTCCGTGATCGTGGTTGGTCCCACCCTGCGTCTGCATCAGTGTGGCCTGCCCAAGAAGATGGCGCTTGAACTGTTCAAGCCGTTCATTTTCGGCAAGCTTGAGGCTCGTGGCCTGGCAACTACCATTAAAGCCGCCAAGAAAATGGTCGAGCGCGAACCGCCGGAAGTGTGGGATATCCTCGCCGAGGTTATCCGTGAGCACCCCGTGCTGCTGAACCGTGCACCGACGCTTCACCGTCTCGGTATCCAGGCCTTTGAGCCGGTACTGATTGAAGGTAAGGCGATCCAGCTGCACCCGCTGGTTTGTGCCGCCTACAACGCTGACTTCGACGGCGACCAGATGGCGGTACACGTACCGCTGACCCTGGAAGCCCAGCTGGAAGCGCGCGCCTTGATGATGTCTACCAACAACATCCTGTCGCCCGCCAACGGTGAGCCCATCATCGTACCTTCCCAGGACGTGGTACTGGGTCTGTACTACATGACCCGCGAGCGCATTAATGCCAAGGGCGAGGGCACACTGTTTGCCGACGTTTCCGAAGTGCATCGCGCCTACGTGGCTGGTCACGTGCACCTGCAGGCTCGCGTCCGCGTTCGTGTAACCGAGACAGTGGTTCAGGATGAGGGCGACCCCATCACCCGCACCTTTGTCGCAGAGACGACTGTCGGCCGTGCACTGTTGTGGGAGATTGTTCCCGCCGGTATCGCCTTTGACATGGTGAACCAGGACATGGCCAAAAAGCCTATCTCCCGGATCATCAACCAGTGCTACCGTGCGGTAGGCCTGAAGGCGACGGTTATCTTCGCTGACCGGCTGATGTACACCGGCTACGAGTACTCCACTCGCTCCGGTGCGTCTATCGGCGTAAACGACTTCGAAATTCCCGAGGAAAAGGCAGTGCTGATCGAGCACGCCGAAGCCGAAGTGAAGGAAATCGAACAGCAGTACGCAGCCGGCCTGGTAACCCAGGGCGAGAAGTACAACAAGGTGATCGATATCTGGTCCCGCGCCAACGACCTGATCTCCAAGTCGATGATGGAAGGCCTGTCCAAAGAGACAGTGATTAACCGCGATGGCGAGGAAGAAGAGCAGGCGTCGTTTAACTCCGTCTACATCTACGCTGATTCTGGCGCACGTGGTTCGCCCGCCCAGATCCGTCAGCTCGCCGGTATGCGCGGCCTGATGGCGAAGCCGGATGGCTCTATCATTGAAACGCCCATTGTGGCGAACTTCCGTGAAGGCCTGAACGTGTCGCAGTACTTTATCTCTACTCACGGTGCTCGTAAGGGTCTGGCGGATACCGCTCTGAAGACCGCGAACTCCGGTTACCTGACCCGTCGTCTGGTAGACGTCGCCCAGGATCTGGTAGTGACTGAAGACGATTGCGGCACAGACGCCGGCCTGCTGATGACTCCGGTTATCGACGGTGGTGACATCATTGAATCCCTGGGTGACCGGGTGCTGGGCCGTATTGTGGCTCGCGATGTGATGAAGCCTGGTTCCGAAGACGAGATCGCTATCACTGCAGGCACCATGCTGGACGAGTTGTGGATCAAGCGTCTGGAAGAGATGAGCATCGACGAGATCGAGGTTCGCTCCCCGATTACTTGTGAAACCCGTCACGGTATCTGTAGCGCCTGTTACGGTCGCGACCTGGCACGCGGTCATCGCGTGAACATGGGCGAGGCAATCGGTGTTGTGGCAGCCCAGTCTATCGGTGAACCCGGTACCCAGCTGACCATGCGTACCTTCCACATTGGTGGTGCGGCATCCCGGGCAACTGCCCAGGACAACATCCAGGTAATGAACGACGGTACCGTTCGTATTCACAACCTCAAGACGGTAGAGAACACTGACGGTAACCTGGTGGCAGTGAGCCGCTCCGGTGAGCTGTCGCTGCTCGATACCCGCGGCCGGGAGCGTGAGCGTTACAAGCTGCCCTACGGTGCCGTACTCAAGGTCAAGGACAACGAGGAAGTGGCCGCTGGCGCCATCGTTGCCAACTGGGATCCCCATACACACCCGATCATCACCGAGGTGGCTGGTACTGTGAAGTTCAGCGGTATGGAAGAGGGTATTACCATCAGGCGTCAGACTGACGAATTGACTGGTCTGTCCTCTATCTCTGTGACCGATCCGGCAGAGCGTCCCGCTGCAGGCAAGGATATCCGTCCCGCCGTGACTCTGGTTGACGATAAGGGCGAGGAATTGTGTCTGGCAGGTACCAACGTACCGGCCCACTACTTCCTGCCTGCGCTTGCAATGGTGAGCATGGAAGACGGTGCCAAGATCGGCGCGGGTGACGTTATCGCCCGCATCCCGCAGGAAGGTTCCAAGACCCGTGATATCACCGGTGGTCTGCCCCGTGTTGCCGATCTGTTCGAAGCGCGTAAGCCGAAAGAACCTGCCATCCTGGCAGAGATCTCCGGCACCGTTTCTTTCGGCAAGGAAACCAAGGGCAAGCGTCGTCTGGTGATTACACCGACCGATGGCAAGCCGATGGCCGATGGCAGCGATCACTACGAAGTGCTGATTCCCAAGTGGCGCATCATGAGTGTCTTCGAGGGTGAGTTTGTGGATAAGGGTGAAGTGGTCTCTGAAGGCCCACCCAGCCCCCACGATATTCTGCGCCTCAAAGGTATCGAAGAACTGGCCAAGTACATCGTCAATGAGATCCAGGAGGTTTACCGCCTGCAGGGTGTGAAGATCAACGATAAGCACATCGAGGTGATTGTTCGCCAGATGCTGCGTAAGGTGATCATTACTTCCAGCGGCGACTCCACCCTGATCAAGGGCGAGCAGGTCGAGTACACGACTCTGTTGGAAGAGAACGAGCGCCTGTTGGCCGAGAGCCTTGTGCCTGCCGCTGGCGAGCGCGAGCTTCTGGGTATCACCAAGGCCTCGCTGGCTACCGAGAGCTTCATCTCCGCGGCCTCCTTCCAGGAGACTACTCGCGTGCTGACCGAAGCTGCAGTAACCGGTAAGCGCGATTACCTGCGCGGCCTGAAGGAAAACGTGGTCGTTGGCCGCCTGATTCCTGCCGGTACTGGTCTTGCTTACCACGAAGAGCGTAAGCGCAACCGCGAAGCGGATTCCGATATGGCAGTTTCTGCTCAGGAAATCGAAGCGGCACTCACCGAGGCGCTGCAAGCGGACAGCTAA